GCACCTCACCAGCAATTTTTGTATAAAATGCTATCATTGAAATTTCTTTTGTGCCTGTGGTCCGAGCGGAGCAGTTTCTTGCTAGGATGGCTCAGGATATGAGTATTTCTACTGGAAGCCCCCCATTAGTTAGAActctatttgaaatgttttagacagaaaataaaagcttcGGATCAATTATGAATCCATTCCAGCAAGCAGAATTGTCTTACCAGATGTCTAGGAAAAGTAAAAGAGTAGCTCGAGAAGGAGATGATTCAGAAAACTTAGGGGAGCTTGGAATTCCTATAAAGGTTGAATTAGGCAGAACTTATGGGAAGTGGTGGTGGTCCCTAAGGAACAAAGGtccatatttttataagacaatAGCTTATCAGCAATTCATGATAAATGATCTTACATAAACTATGTTTCAAGTAACAAGAGACTGCCTCtcttgctgggttttgttttgatgcAGAAATTGTACCATTTCTGTAGTAACCATACTTTAGGAAATagatacaaaaatgaaagaaaaaaatcaactcgGTATACAGATAATGTAATGCCTAATATagtcccaaaagaaaaaaatatattttctgtttttttatgtttattctatgtgtttgtgttcatgtatgtgggtGTACTTGCATCTATGTATAGgaatccaaactccagtcttccTGATTGCACAGCACACACTCAAACCagtgagttatctctccagcccattattGGCTtgtattattttagttttgtagttttgaactcaggtctggAAAGAAATGTTTGCAAGTTCAGAGTCCTGCAGTAGCtgcattgactttttttcttttttttttaaatgtagtggtCAGATAAGTGCAAATAGTGACAGTAGAATTTTAACCAAACAAGAGGCCAGGTATATGGTTCATCAGGCAACAGCACCCTAGGccattgtcctttgaccttttcAGACTCTGGTACATGTGAAAGTGTGCATGGACAACCTTCCCCCTGGTCCCCCaccatgtatgtatacacatggagatatatatatatataggtatgtatgtatgtatgtatgtatatatatatatttttttttttttaatttaatttttttgagacagggtttctctgtattgttttggaggctatcctgaaactcactctgtagaccaggctggcctcaaactcacagagatccacctgcctctgcctcccttgtgctgggattaaaggtgtgcgccatcagcGCCAGGCCTGATGCccagatatatgtaatatatattatataatacatatttaaaaactaaaatacttCCCATAAcaaagcagaaagggaggaagaaagaggggctAGAGTGGGAAGGGGGTCAGGGCAGAGGTTAAGCTGATACCCTTTGTTTTGTGACCCAAGGTGAACTGTGATGTCAAAAGCATTTGAGGCTTTGGTCCTGGACAACTGGGATTAAGGCCTTGTCCTTTACTGCTGGAGAAGCTTCAAGTGGGAAAGGAACATTGGTTGGTTTGTAATCAAAGCTGTTTGCTTCGAGTTGATTGGAAATACGTTAAACATCTCAACTCCTTAGCTGAAAATaaaagtcagattttttttttcctccagtgttTGTCAATGAGCGGTTTCAAATACTCCTTTTGCTCCTCTGTAATGATGGAGAGCGCTGGAGTGCTGAAGTTCCCAGGGGTACTAGCATTGCAGGGCAGTGCTGTTTCAGGCAGATTTTGCTTAGAAAGGATGCCATTCAGGACCTGTGATCACTGGATGTTTGTGAGGGACCTGGAAAACTGTAGGAGTCACTTCACTCCCCTTTATGCTCTCCTAATCTCCATGAGTAATTCATCCTCTTTTTAACACTGTTTTCTAGAATATatggcagaaaacaaaaacaaaaacctcttagTCTGGAACACTAAGCCGcactatttatgttttatttaatctctgtgaattcaagtccacagagcaagttccaagacagccagggctacacagagaaaccctgtctcaaaaaaaaaaaaacaaaaaacaaaaaacaaaaaacaaacaaacaaaaaacaggcttcTTATTGATCAGTTTGACAGAGTTGGAGTTAGGGATTCTAATCCTGACTGCACTCTTCATTCCTATATGACCTTAAGTATATACATTCTGAGGTATTGTAAAGAGACAAAGATTTTTATCCTCAGCACTTCTCTCTATAGGCTGTTTACACATACATAGAGGTGGGACAGATTGGTGTGAATAAGCATGGATTTATTCACACCTATCTGTCCCACCTCTATGTATGTGTAAAGGAACCAATCACCCTTAGTCAACTATTCATTGTATATCCTTTAACccctcaaaataaattaattactgTTGTGTTGTTATATCAAAATGAGCTTTTGGAGGAAGCCTGGGTAAGACACAAAGCAAACTCCCCTCCAGTGTTAGAGTAACAGACTGACAGAACTCAGAATGAATTAACGAGAGCATTCAAGTTCCAGCCTCAATGATCTTTCAGGGTCCAGGCTAGAGGCTAGACAGCAGGCGGGTAGGGGTTTTCTAAAAACAGTCTGAGAATGAGAGGGAAGTAAACtggctcacacaggcacacattccTCTCATGACTCtattcttcaagaaaatattCTTCCCAAAAGTTCTCTTTCAAAAGCTTCTTTAAGATTTCTCTAAATCTCTCTCCtcaaaagttctttctctaaaagtTCTCCTAAAGTTCTCTTCCAAAAGTTCTTAAACATTCTCCAAGagttctttctaaaaattctCTAAAACTTCTCCAGAGGTTTCTCCAAAAAAGTCTCCAAAAGTTCCTTCTTCTAAAAGTTCTCCTGAGGTCCCTCTAAAAAGTCTCTAAAAGTGCCTTCTCATCCCACAAGATTTCTAGTTTTTATACCCACAGGCACATTTAACAACTCTCTGACATGCatatctctcagagccaggaaggcagGTAGGCTCTTGAGAAAAGCaggtgcctcagtttcttccctgGATGTGACTTGCAAAACTGGCCTGGCAAAAGTAAGTCTTAGTGGGAACCTGACTTGCTGTTAACTCATTAAAGGGGACTTCTCAGCACTCACTATATCAAAGGGAAAAACTAAGATTATGTAGTGTGAGATCCAGAAACtgcagctcttaactgctgatgcCTTGGTAAGagaaggaattcctttctctggggcctatttgagaatataaagcacgaagtacatattttatatacagCCAAACTCAtagtaacaaatattctggagttgatacctagaatattaattgctatttctgtaataaatgataaaggctcccaagggaatttattggaatgacttactgCAGTCCAAATATCCAAAGATGGATgcctgtgaatggaaagtccaagagtctagtagctgctcagtccacaaggctggaatGTCTCAACTAATCTTAAATATAAGCTGGAAGACTGAAGAAGTAGGCTTGAAtgacagtgaaggaatggatgttcTATCAAGGTaagaacaagcaggcaaagagcaaaagcttcctacTATGTTTtacataggcttccagcagacgatctggcccagattaaaggtgtgtcttcccacctcaaaatgTGAATTATGGGTGTGTGTCTTCCCGACTCAAGATCCTGATCAAAAGTGTGTGCCTTCCTACCTCAAACAGCCAGGCTAAAAGTGGGTTTacccacttcaaaccaagcaaaaaaaaaaaaaaaaaaaaaaaatctctcacaggtgtgtcctCCATTCCTGGATTGCAGTttattccagatgtagtcaagttgacaacaacaACAGCCATCATGACTCCCTTCGACTGtcctatttttctctcatttttgtttttttagtgtgtgtgtgtgtgtgtgtgtgtgtgtgtgtttgcctgcatgtatgtctgtgtaccacttggtGCCTGGTGTTATGGACACCAGAAacgggcatcagatcctctggaactggagttacagagagttgtgagtcaccattcCAGTGCTAGGAATGAatccctggaagaacagccagtgctcctgaccatggagtcatctcttcagccccataatGCAATTTTAGAtataattgtgttggaatttctCATCTGGGTCACTGTTATCCATTCATCTGATTCATCATCTGATTTATTCCCCTATTGACTGCTGTGGTAGATTTTGTTTCCAAAGGATTGCAGAAGGCAGTacaccttgcctgtctaaggctcctgattggtctaataaaaccCTGAACAtcaaatagctaggcagaggagggataggcaggTCTGGCAGGCAAAGAggataagtaggaggagaaatctagggagaAAGATAGACTCCCTGGCGCCaaccagccaggcagccacccaCCACCCAGATAAAGAAgcagcaggaaagtaggacatacagaatgaaagaaaaatagagagcccaaggcaaaacatagatgaagagaaacaggttaaaataaattacaagagctagtgggacaagacTAAATTAAGGCAGAGCATTCGTAACTAATAAGTTACTAATAAGTTATTcgtaactaataagtctctgtatcgAGATTCGGGGGCTGCGGgcccaagaaagcctgctacacaaAAGTGTATAGATATATCCAGTACTCTCCTCCCTTTGCCCTATTTATATTTACCTCATTGTCAAAAaagtctctcctctccccacttgAATTCTAACGGGGGCTTATGCCTTCCCTGACAAATGTGAAATGGCAGAGATTATAGCTTAcagctgcttctgtctcttgccCTTGTGGCTGTGATACAAGGAAACACAACAGTCTCACACAGAAAGACCCACAAAGAGGCTCACATACCCTGGAAGTGGTATTCCCAGCTCTGTATTGACTCTAGGACATGTGCAAAAATGAATCTCAGATTATTTTACTCCCTTGCCTTTGAGACTTTCATTCAAAATAACGCACTGTGCTACAGAGACAATTTCCTTTTGGTGgtgttttactcttttgtttttctgagacaggatcttcctatgcagcccaggctagctttagCTTCACTCCCACTTcagtctccctggtgctgggtgCACAGGAGCCCACTGCCACATTGTAGCAAAAGAAATAGTTTCAGGGGAAAGTTACAGAGTTACTCAAGCTTGTTGGGGCCTTTCCACAGTAGTGGCCCTGCTGCtttgatctttattttctttagctCAGGCATATCCAAAGTCCAAGTTCCAAGGTCTTCCTAGGCACCTCTCTCTATTCAGCCAACTGATGCCTGGTTGAGGAGACCTGTTTCCCAGCTCGACTGGATAGGCCGTAGTTTTTAAACTCCGGTATCCATAAAGTTTTCAGAGCCTCGGACTGAGAGTGGGCAGGAGGTCCTGTGCATCTGTGTGTTAACCTTACCCTGAGCACCTCTCCATCTCAGGTTATTGCTGACCCATCGCTGTAAGTGAATACTGGCTGTATCCTCTTCTATGTCACTTCTTCCTTAAATAAATCAACTCTAATGTCTAATGGCGCTCATCTCTCTTATCTCCTAGCTCATTGGGCTCTTGATAAGTACTGTAAGTTATCATTATCTACCTGCAGACACCCTATCTTATTTGAAAAACGGTGATATGAGAAGCACATTTAATCATATTTCCATATATTTGCCATATTTCTTATACAATCTTAAAAcagttacttttattttggaCAGCCTATAGACTTTTAACTATAATTAAGGTCACATACGTATTTATTTAAGTGACGAAATTTTGAAAAGGGCTTTTATGTTTACCCAGTTAATAAATGTGTTCTTACTCTTTATTTCTCAGATGCAGTAAGGTGTCTACCTGGAATAGCATCCCTTACATTGTGCATTTCTTGAAATATAATTAACTGCAGATgtactttctctttttccctctggaaatttcttccttttgtcttcatttttgatGTGTATATTTGTTAGGTAAAGAGTTTCaggcattttgcttttatttatttttgctctttCCTTTTGAGCACTGAGGGTTTATTGTCTCctgcttaatttttttatgtttgttctttTCCCCTGTAACATTGCCACTTTCCTCTGGCTATATTAACACTTGCTCTATGTGTTACTAGTTTGACTATAATGACAGATGggattttgctgttttttttttttttctcctgtattttGTTACATTTCTTGTGACTGTAGCATGGTGCTTTTTAATGATTTTAGGAAAAATAAACCCTAGTTTTTTGCAAGCATTCCTCCTGTGCCTCTCGTTAACATGTCTTTCTAAAGTTCCAATTATTAGAGAATTTATACTCTATATTGAACcatatgtattaaaatattttcccatgtcTCAAGTGCTCTAATCTTTcatcttgatttttctctttatagttTAGTTTGAGCTGTTCTTATATCTATTGGTTCCTTTCTATTTGCTGTCTGATGATTCCAACATCTGGACTACTTCTCTTTCTATTATAGTGAATTTTTTCCTCTTGTAATCATGAGTTTTTATAACCTTtatgtataataataaaaaaatggatCCTGGATGTATTATGTGAAAATAATATCTGAGAAAAAAAGAGGACCAGTGATATTGTCCATGGATAAAATAagttgttgccaagcctgacaagtTCAGTTACATCTCTGGGGtcccatggtggaagaagagaatcaacttatagttatctctgtctgtctctctgtctctgtctctctgtctctctctctgtctctgtcacacacacacacacacacacacacacacacacacacacacacacactaacggTAATAAAAGAGCTTGACCAtattgtgttgggatttgggGCTGATCACTCTGATTTGAGCCAAGTGTGAGTTGAGTCTGGGACCAGTGGCAGATTTACTGAGTTCAGTGCACCACTGACTTCACCAATTTTTGATGGTGGGGTGAAGCCCTTTCTCATCAGAAGAGCCTGGTTTCTCGGCATTCGTGAACTTTGTGGGAGGATCTTTGGCTTTAACAGTCATTTTCTAGCTCTTTAAACTGAGAATTTCTGATGTACAGTTCTGGAAGAAAGGTCACTAGGGAATTTGCTTGGCTCTGTGATAATACTTCTGACTTCCTCAGTATAGGTACATTTCTTTGCTCCTCTGCCTTCATCTTTTGGAGGACAGCTGCCAAGTTTTAAATGAGGGCTTGAAAGCCCCCCATGGATTCATCTCAGTATATATCCCTGCAGCCAATCTCAGGCTTCTGGTGATGCCCTATAGACATGGATGAGTGGAGACATATTCTGAAGAGAGTTTCTCAGAGTTCCATCTCAGCACCCATCAAAAGTATATCCCCCTTTCTCTTAGTTTTCACATCTCTCTGTGGGATTCCTTTTTGCTGTTTTATAATAAGTGAATAGCAGAGTAGGTGGGAAATTTTCTTGCCTCCTAGGAATAGCTATTTTGTCACATGCTGGAGTTTGATTCATTTAGATGGGTGGCATTCTCAGCAAAatgagttaaaaagaaaacaacacaacaacCAGATAAGTAGATCAAAATCTGATGATAGTTTTGGTTGTTGGGAAGAGTGGTCACTCTTGTGTTAACATTTAAGGGCAATATAATAAGCATATCAGCAAGCCTTCTGTGTATTTGAAGGTCTTATATGCTCCTAATCAAAGTAATAGTCCTATCTTTTTTCTCTAAGACAGAACACATGTGTCCCCATGGAAGAGATTAGGTAGTAGTGTTACCTGTCCTGTATAGGGAGCTATTCAGGCAATTAGCATGTTTTCAACTCCATTCAGGTTTTTCCAGACTTGTGAATGATGACAGAGATGTCCTCCTTGATGTTCTGATACCATTTATGCAAAGTTGGAGTGATGCTTGAACTTCTAGCATTTACCCGCATGCTCCCTAGCTTTTAGAAATCTGTTGAAATCTCTCAGGTGTCTTGCATTACAAAATTATCACAGTCTACTTGCAACAAATCAATGCAGAGTTAAAACTGAATCATAAGAGATCTGATTCCTGGTCCTTTCCATCATTCATTAACTTTATTGCCACtgtatttcatttctgtttctattttgaggTTTTGGTGAAGATATTCCTGAAGAATTGTTCAAGGTTCCCACTGCAAAAATGGCCAAGCTGACAGCCACTCCTCTCAGTGCACTTGTTGATGAGCCTGTGCACATCCAAGTCGCAGGCCTGATGCCCTTTGAGGTGGTGTGCCTTCAGGCATCACTGAAAGATGAGAAGGGGAATATGTTTGGTTCTAAGGCCTACTACAGGGCTAATGAAGTGGGGGAGGTGGATCTGGAGCGTGATTCCTCAGTTGGAGGAGACTATATGGGTGTCCACCCCATGGGCCTTTTCTGGTCCTTGAAACCAGAAAAGCTGTTGAGTCGACTGGCAAAGAAAGATGTGACTAGCCCCTACCAAGTCCACATAGAACTTTGCAAGCCACACTTTCCAGTAAAAGGTATAGTTGTCAGTCCACCAATGGATAGCCTGACTTTGGAAAGATGGTATGTGGCACCTGATGTCACAAGGATCCAGGTAAAGGAGGGCCGCCTCCGGGGagccctctttctgcctccaggtgAGTAGAATCACTCTGGTTCTGTCATTGCTGTTTCCCTCTTGGGATGCCTTGTGCCTATAGAAATTTAGCTTGGAGGAGGGTATTATATAAATCTCAACATCCTGCCTGAGAATCCGGGTTAATGTTGGTTCAGAACAAGAAATAGGTTATATTCTACTCTAACCCAAGTTTCTTCTCTACCATGCTGAAGCTTGTCTAAGGGTATCCCTACATATTGCAGAGTTCCTGCATTGGGATGTTTCTGAAGAGTTTGGATGCGGGCTAAATGCAGTTCATTCAAGCCTGGCTGATTGAAGACTCTGACACAGCTATTTTCAGGAGCGATAGCATATTGATATTCAGTTTAAGGATTGTAGctttacaataaaaatacaaaccatCCCATTGtgcttagttttgtttctttagtatCACACCTTTAAAACATGTGTATTGGTCCAGGCCTCTGCCTCAGGCTGCTTTGCTGGCACCAGGTGTGTCATTTTCTATCTTCTGGGACACTGGGTATGTAAAGTCTCTCAAATCAAATGATCTACTGGAGCTCAAAGGAGAGATGATATCATTTTGTCACAAAGAGGTTGAAATAAGTGTCAGAACATTTCAGACCCTTCATTGTTCCCTCTCTTCCTACTCATCATCTTTATTAGTGTACTTACATGGTAGTTTGTAAACCAAGACATTGTGTCACCTCATTTCTCAAACTAAAGGAAACACAGCCATTTAAAAACTCGCCAGGGCCCCTTTCGTGTGATGTCAGTGTTTACATGAACATGGCCAGTCTCCCTTTCCCaaaattgagtttcaggacagggaCATTTATGATAACCACTGTGGGTGGGCTCTGGTTTATGGAGAACCAGGCTGTCTACACTGAGTGAGTGTGGACTGGTGCTCTGacatccctcctctttctctgtattCCAGGCTGCAAGGAAGAGAAATTATATAAAGAAAGAGGTCCTCATGTCCATCTTCTGAGATGGGAGGTTTTATCAACTGTTTCATCAGTTAGTGATTAGTGGAGTGTAACAGAGAAGGGTGTTtaacctttgttgttgttgttgttgtttcttgagaCTGAGCCCTGAAACTTaggcatgttaggcaagtgctccgGGACTGAACTCCTGAGCTGCAGCTCTTACAAGACATTTTAGACAGTGTAACTATGAAAAGACATCTTTTGAGCTATGTCCTTCATTTATAAAGAGAGAAAACGTTTGTCTAACTAGACCCTGTGAGGGCTAACCCTCAAGGACATGAAGATCTCCAACTAGGACCTTTCTTAAAAGTTCTGCCTCTCCTAGGTGGCTGTTGGAGATAGCCTTCATCAGCCTGTAGCATTTCTTGAAGGAAAGCTCATATAAACAGGCAGCATATTTTGTATCTAATTTTAGGATCTTCATAGATATCCTAAAGCTCATTTTTGTACCCTTTATTGGTTAAGAAGCCCTggtacattttacttttttaatgattttctttacTCAAAGACTATGGAAATGAACCCTCCTCTAGGCTTTAGGAATTAAATATGTCAATGCATGTAGTTTATAACAAAATCCCTAGAAGTTACATTTCACTGTATATTGAGAAGGCTTTACTTCTGCCTCATACACAAGGCTGAACATTTGAATGTTCTATTTGAGCATTTATACATTAATAGCAAGGTTCAGTTCTGAGTGTTAGCTTCATATTCTTGTTGTCTTTCCCTCTTGTTTTCATATGTAAACTGTTTTATGTTGCTCTTTTCCAGGAGAAGGTCCTTTCCCAGGGGTCATTGACTTGTTTGGGAGCACTGGTGGACTGATTGAATTCCGGGCCAGTCTTCTGGCCAGTCATGGCTTTGCAGCCTTCGCTCTGGCTTACTGGGCCTATGATGACCTGCCTTCTTATCTGGAGAAGATAGATCTAGAGTATTTTGAAGAAGGTATAAAGTTTCTCCTGAGACATCCTAAGGTAATTTTAAGCTCATTAGTCTGTTTTTATCCCAGTGTTACATTAACTGCAATGCTATGTGATTTGCCTTAACTTCGAAGTGTGATTCTGccaaggctgttttttttttgtgctacAAAGAACAGCTGTCTTTTACTCTTTCTGGTTTGGATGTTCCACTTGTAACTACTAACTAGGACTCCCCTcccaccctttctttttctctttctctctctctctctctctctctctctctctctctctctctgtgtgtgttgtgtgtgttgtgtgtgtgtgtgggtgtgtgtgtgtgtgtgtgtgtgtgtgtgtgcatatgcatgtggaggacagaggtagACAATTGAGTATTGTTTTTCAGAAGTCATCCAAgttggttttgaaacagggtctgccATTAGAGGCCTGGAAATTCCCTATCAGGAAAAGCTGTCTGTCCAATGAGCCTAGGGTCCTCTTGTGTCCATCTCCACAGGACTGAGATTACAAACAAGACAGCATGCCTGACaattttacataggttctgggagcATAACTTAtgtcctcatacttgcatggcaCTTA
This DNA window, taken from Cricetulus griseus strain 17A/GY chromosome 2, alternate assembly CriGri-PICRH-1.0, whole genome shotgun sequence, encodes the following:
- the Baat gene encoding bile acid-CoA:amino acid N-acyltransferase; the encoded protein is MTVKEWMFYQGFGEDIPEELFKVPTAKMAKLTATPLSALVDEPVHIQVAGLMPFEVVCLQASLKDEKGNMFGSKAYYRANEVGEVDLERDSSVGGDYMGVHPMGLFWSLKPEKLLSRLAKKDVTSPYQVHIELCKPHFPVKGIVVSPPMDSLTLERWYVAPDVTRIQVKEGRLRGALFLPPGEGPFPGVIDLFGSTGGLIEFRASLLASHGFAAFALAYWAYDDLPSYLEKIDLEYFEEGIKFLLRHPKVLGPGVGIISVCKGAEIGLSMAINLKQIKATVLINGPNFVTSDPHVYHGQVNLPVPCNVEFVTTNALGLVEFYRAFEETADKDSKYCFPIEKAQGHFLFVVGEDDKNLNSKVHAHQATAQLIKSGKKNWTLLSYPGAGHLIEPPYAPLCSASRIPYVIPSISWGGDVILHAAAQEHSWKEIQKFLKKHLILDKTSQL